GTACACGACGGTCATGACGGTGATGTCGCGCCTGGCGGACAAGGGCCTGCTGGAGAAGTGGAAGGATGGCGCGGCGTACGTGTACGTGCCTGTCGCGAGCAAGGAGGAATTCACCAGGCGCACCGTCGGCACGGTGCTGAGCGAGCTCCTGGACGACTTCACCGCCCCCGCGATGAGCCAGTTCGTCGACCTCGTGGGTGACGAAGCGGCGATGGAGGCGCTGGCGAAGGCGATCGAAGAGAAGCGGAGGCGAGCGGATTCCGATGTTT
This region of Longimicrobium sp. genomic DNA includes:
- a CDS encoding BlaI/MecI/CopY family transcriptional regulator, which codes for MALNRYHFTFDPQKKGLRKILGDLEADVMEVIWARGRATVHDVHERVAADRELAYTTVMTVMSRLADKGLLEKWKDGAAYVYVPVASKEEFTRRTVGTVLSELLDDFTAPAMSQFVDLVGDEAAMEALAKAIEEKRRRADSDV